Part of the Ignavibacterium album JCM 16511 genome, GGTGGACTTGCATTCTCACTTTTTACCTGCATCATTCCGTTAGTTCTTATAGCATTCTGGATACTCGGCAATTTTCTTAGCTCAGAAGAAATGGAACTTCAGATAATTAATCTGATCAACACGGTTATTCCTTATGATCAATATGCAGAGTTTACCAAGCAGATAATTTTCAGTCGTGTTTATGAAGTAGTTGAATTCAAAAACGCTGCAGGAATAATTGGTTTTGTCGGTTTGTTCTTTGCCGCAAGTGGTTTCTTCAGCAGTATGCGAACTGTTTTAAATAAGATTAACGGACAGGAAGTTGATGTAAACTTTTTTTTAGGAAAACTCAGGGACTTTTTAATAATCATCGTAGCTATTTTACTTTTCTTTGCATCAATACTTGCTTTACCTTTTATTGAACTATTAAGAAAGATTGCTAATGTAACTGAGTATCTGCAGTTTTTTAATGCACCTGTATTTCAACAACTTTATACAATTTTAATTTCCTTCCTTGTAATATTATTTCTGATGTATTTGTTCTATCGTTTGGTGCCTACACGCAAAATAAGACGAACCTCTGCATTGATGGGGGCAATTTGGGCTTCATTACTTTGGGTTGGAGCCAAAACTGCTTTTGGTTATTATATCTCTCACTTTCAAACCTGGGGAAGAATTTATGGTACATATGCTTTACTTGTTGTAATAGCATTTTGGATTTACTACACTGCTGCAGTTTTCATTATAGGTGCAGAAATCGGAAAGCTGTTTGATGAGAGAAGATCCGAAGGCAAAGAAACTAAACTCAAAAATTAGTCTTTAAAACAAATAAACATTTAACAATATATAGTTATTATCAAAGAAATTAATAATTATTTTATTTGACTGAAAAAGTTATTTATTATAACTTTCAATTGTGAATGGATTAAATTAAACTGACCTGTTATCGTGATACTGACCTGCCTGCAATGTTTAAACTTTTTATTGTTCTTATAGAGAATAAAAATTCATTCACTAATTGATTCAGTATTTAGTTTCTTAAAAAGTGAGCATATTCACTTTAAAACTTATTATTTAATTAACTAAAAATCTGAACACCATTTTCACGGAGGAAATATGAATATCTGCAACTACAATTTTCTTACCTGAGAACTCATTCCCAAACAAATAAATTTTTTATTAAAAAATATTTCAGGAGAGAAATATGATTAAAAAACTTTCAGTTTTGATGATACTTTTATTTATTGTATCATCAATATCATTTGCACAATTAGTTGGAGGCAACACATATCCGATTAACGGAACAGACAATCCACCGGTTTCATTTCAATCAATCTCCTCAGCAGTTGCATATCTTACTGCAAATGGAGTAACCGGAACTGGTGATGTGATACTGGAATTGTCTACCGGTTATACAGGAGACACATCTACAATTTCAATTGGTGTTATTTCAGGAACAAGCTCAACTACCAAAGTTGTTTTCAGACCAGCAACCGGTTATAGCGCACTTACAGAAATTCCTGGTGGTGCATCACCAAATCAGCATGCAATCAGAATAACAGGAAATTATATTGTTCTCGATGGTCGTGCCGGTGGTGTAGGCACATCAAGAGATTGGACAATCAGAACAACAGGTACTAATGGACAAATGGCCGTTCGTTTGGATAATACCAGTAATTCAATGACAGGTGTCGAGCTAAGATACTTAGTTATGGAAGCAGAAGCTGCAAACACAACAGGAGCTATTTTCCAGATAACTGGAAGTACAACAAATACTATAACCAACATTATAGTTGAAGAGAACCTGATTAGAAGTAATCCTTTAGTATCAACATTCAGAGGTTACGGAATTACATTAGCAAGTGCTTCAAATGCTGGAAATACCGGAATTATAGTTAGAAATAATATTATAACTCAATTTTATGCAAGAGGAATAAATCTCACCGGAGGATTTCCGGGTATTGAAGTATATGGTAACGAGATATATCACACGGCAGATGTAACTCAACCAACTACAACTGAATTCTCGGCAATTTACTTTTCAACCACCGCTAGTCCAGGTGCAAAGATTTACAACAATTACATCCACGATATCCGATTAACAAATGGCTCAACAGCGATAAATGGATTATACATTTTTAATGGTAATTCATCGGGCGCATCTGTACAATATTTCAATAACAGAATTTCAATTGGTGGCGAATTAAGTGGAACCGCAGCTGATTTACAAGTCTATGGTTTAAGAGAAAATGCACTTTCCGGGTCATTGATTGATATTTATTTCAATTCAGTATATGTCGGTGGAACAGCTGCAAGCGGTACAAATAACAGCGCCGCATTCAGAAAACAGGTTAGTAACTTTGTTAATTTAAAGAACAACATATTCTACAATGCAAGAACAAATTCCGGCGGAACAGGAACACATTGGGCAATAATGTCCAACAACATTACTTATTCATCAATTGGGAATAATGATTACTTTGCAGATGGTACTGGTGGTGTTCTTGGTACTACTGATGGTACAACAGCAGGAAACAAATTGACTATAAGCGCCTGGCAAGCTGCCGTCCCATCAGATGCCGGAAGTGTATCACAGAATCCTAATTTTGTGGCCGGATTAAAAATTAATGAAACAATTCCTACACAACTTGAATCGGGTGGCGCACCAATAGCCGGAATAACTACCGACTTTGAAGGTGATTTAAGAAATGCCACAACTCCGGATATCGGTGCCGATGAATTTACAGGAACACCACTTGATTTAACCCCTCCTTTAATTTCTTATAACTTATTACCTAATGCTTTATTCTCTAATACATCAGTATCCTTAACAGCAACAATAACTGACCTCAGTGGGGTTGCTACCGGTGCTAATGCTCCTAGATTATATATTAAAAAATCCACTGATGTAGCTTATGTGTTTGATGACAACCCAACAGTTTCCGGACACGACTACACATTTACAATAAATTACTCGGCAATTGGTGGAATTGTTATTGGTGATACTATCCAATATTATGTTGCTGCACAGGATGTAAATGGAAATGTAGGAACTAATCCGGCAGGAGGTTCAGGTTCTAATCCTCCAGGAACTACTCCTCCTTCAAATCCGAATTTTTATTTTGTCGTAAACACGCCTTTAAGTGGTGTATATACAGTCGGATTGAATGCATTTAAACAGAGAACAGGACGAGAAATTTATTTTGAAGAGAGAACCAGAACAGTGACAAGAAACCTTAATGGCATTGATGCAATCGAAGATTTTAATGCTAATCTGAATGAAAAGGAAAATCAGGGAAACCAACCAGATACAGAACCCAGATATGTAACAGTAACAGAAACTTATCTGGAGTTAATGGAAAATGGTCAGCCATTTAACAGAGCATTGTATCAAACTGAAGGTATTGAAGGAATTTATCCGACTTTGACAGAAGCTGTGAACGATTTATTGTTAAGAGGTGCAAGCGGTCCGATAACTTTCCAATTAGTGGACTCAAATTATCCAAATGAAAACTATCCTATAAATCTTACTGCTTTCAATGGTTCAAGTTCAACTAATACAGTTACTATTAAACCTGCACCAAATGTTCAGGCAGTTATTCCGGGTTCATCAACTCAAACTACTGCTTCGATATGGTTACAGAGCGGCGGCTATTATATAATTGATGGATCAAATACTGTTGGAGGCACATCAAAAGATTTGACAATCAGGGCTTTGGCTACAAGTCCAGCAATTCATTTTTATAGTAGTGGTAACAATAACATAATTAAGAATTGTATAATTGAATCTCAAAATACAAGCACTGGTTCAGGTAGCTTGATTCTTGCTGCAGGTACAGGCAGTAATAATAACCTTATCGAAAATTGTCTGTTCCAGCCCATTCAATCGGCTACACCTTATGCAGTTGGCGTTTATTTGTTTTCTTCTTTTACAGGAGCTAACAATTTAATATCTAACTGTGAATTTAAAGATTTCAGCGCTCGTGCTATTACCATTCAGGGTGCTGCAGGTTCAAACAATAATGATGCGGTTGGAAATTTGATTTATCAGACAGCACCATCGACTGCAACTATCATACAGAGTATTTATCTTGGAAGAGCTGAAAATACAGATATAACTGAAAATCAAATTTATAACCTTCAAAGTACAAGTACTTCTCCAACAATTGCAGGTATATATTATATCGGAGCTAGTGGTGTAAATATGAATGTCAGGATGGTTAATAATGTTATCTCATTCGGAAATCAGAATCCGGCTGGTACAATTCGGGGAATCGATTATTTTGGATACTCTGCAAACTCTTGTGAATTGTATTACAACTCAGTCCTCTTAACAGGAACTGATGTTACTGGAACTACAAGTAGTGCTGCAATTGCTAAAAGAGACGCTGCTTCTAATTTTTTTATGATTGATAATATATTTGAGAATCGAAGAGCTAATGGCACTGGAACGGGATTTCATTTTGCCGTTCAGTTTACTAATACAACAGCAACAACATTCAATCTGAACTATAACGATTACTTTGCTAATGGAACCGGAGGCGTTCTTGGTCAGTGGGGAACAACAAATACAGTAACCTTAAATGATTGGCAGACTGCAAGTACTCAAGATGCAAACTCACTTAATGCAAATCCTCAATTTGCTTCTACTTCTGATCTTAGACCTCTGTACGGCTCTGCAGTTATTGATGCTGGTACACCGGTATCAGGAATTACAACAGATATTTTAGGTGCTGTCAGAGATAGTCTTACACCGACACTAGGCGCTTATGAAAATCCAACAGCAATTATCGGTTGGGCAAATCTGCAGTGGCCTCCAACAGATACTATTTATGTTGGTTCTTCCACTACAGTTTATGCTCAGATTTGGATTGATGGTATAACAAATCAACCCGGACCTGGTGTGGGAATTCAAGCTTGGATAGGTGTGAATTCTTCAAACACCGATCCGTCAACCTGGACAACCTGGATTCCAGCCGTCTATAATGTTGATGTTGGAAATAACGATGAATATATGGCAGCTATTGGTTCAAGCTTAGCTCCCGGAACTTATTATTATGCAAGCCGATTTAATGTTATTGGTGGTAATTATGTTTACGGCGGTTACAGCCCCGGAGGCGGCGGTTTTTGGGATGGAATAAACAATGTTTCCGGTATTCTTGTTGTCAAACCTCCTCTGATTCAAATGTGGCAAAGGTCTGTTGCAACAAGCAATTTACCGTCCTGGTTTGGCGCTGATACCGAAAGAGGATTGGCTTACGGAAAAACTTCAGATGTAACTGAAGCGATCAATGACAGAGTCTATGTAGTAAGTCGCTCTGGTGGAGTACTAAATGTTCGGATCTTGGATGCTGCTACTGGCAACGATATTGGCACTCTTAACACAACCGGAATTTCCGGTGGAACTTTTGCACTTAATGATATCGGTGTTACTGAAGATGGAAAAATCATAGGAGCCAATCTTACAGCTAATGCTTCAACTTCAGCCCTAAAATTTTATTATTGGAATAATGAATCATCTGTACCCGACACATTATTTACTTATCTCGGTGATGCAGTCAGATTAGGTGATAAGTTTACAGTTGTTGGTAATTACTCGGCAGGCACGGCGGAAATTTGGGCAGCCAGTGCTACAACAGGGCAACATAAAGTATATAAATGGACAATGTCTGGTGGTGTATTTAATCGTGTTCCACAAGTGATTTTGTGCAGTGACAATTTAGCCACAGCAATAGGTTCTGCAGCAGTTGGTCCTTTGCCTAACGGAGATTTCTACTGGAATGCTAATGGTCAGAATGCAAGGAAATATCAAGCTAATGGAACACTCATCGGTATTATTCCAGGCACAATAATTTCAACAGGAACGAATGCAATCAGATATCTTGGATCAGTTGGATCTGATGAGTACCTCGCTGTATTTGCATACGGTTCCGGAAATAACAATGCAAGAATATTAAGAATCCCTAATGGTGATCCAACAGCCGCTGTGCTTTACGGAGTAACTCCTACATTGGGTTCAGCAACAAATACAAATGGTACGGGTGATGTCGATTTCAAGGTAAATAATGATTTAACTGTAACCGTATTTGTCCTGGCTACAAATAATGGTATTGGAGCATACACAACTGATGCTAGCATACCTGTTGAGCTTACCGGTTTTGTTGCTAATGTTATTGAAAGAGATGTTTTACTAAACTGGTCAACCGCAACCGAAACAAACAATCTTGGTTTCGAAGTCGAAAGGAAAACATCTGATAACAATTCCTGGAAGAAAATTGCATTTATTAAATCAGCCGGAACAACGACTGAACCACAGCAATATACTTTCAGAGATGCAAGACTTGAGTCAGGTTCATACTCATACAGACTTAAGATTGTTGATTTCGATGGAACATTCTCGTACTCTCAGGAAGTTGAAGTTGAGATCGGTATCCCTCAACAGTATGCATTAAGCCAGAATTATCCGAATCCATTCAACCCGGCAACAAGAATTGACTATCAATTACCATTTGATGCTAAAGTTCAGATTGAACTTTACAGCATAACCGGTGAAAAGGTTGCAACTCTAGTTAGCAGTGATATATCAGCTGGTTATCACACGATTGAGTTGAATGCTTCCACTCTTAACCTCGCTTCTGGAGTTTACTTTTACAGAATAAATGCTGTTGATATCAATAATGGTAAATTCGTTGAAACGAAAAAACTTGTATTGCTTAAGTAATTCATTATTCAGGATTATTTTTGCCAGCCCCGCTTCGGCGGGGTTTTTTATTTTATTCACTTGACAAATCAAATATTTATTCATAATTTTAATCAGACAAAAAAATCTGAATTTGAACAAAAAAAAGAATTCAGTTTTATTTTGAAATTAAATCAGACTTAAAAGTCTTATTATAAGGAGATATAAAATGAAAAAAATCTTTTCTTTTGTTTTCGCTGTTGCTTTTACCATTCTGATAACTTCTTGCGGAGGTGATGAACAAAAATCCGCTGATTTCAGTAAATCCAAATCTGTTAACACAGATTTATCGGGTGGATTATCGGAATTTGAACTTGAAAATGGAATCGGACCTGTTAAACAGAAACTCGAGTTAGGTCCAATCGATCCGAAGCTGGTGAAAAAGGGCGAGGAAATATTTAACACAAAATGTATCGCATGCCATAAACTTGATGAACGCTATGTTGGTCCGGCGCAAAGAGATGTTATTAAAAGAAGAACTCCTGAGTTCATTATGAATATGATGTTAAATCCTGAAGAAATGCAACAAAAACATCCTGTTGTTAAAAAGCTCTTAGCAGAATAAATGACTCAGATGACAAATCAAAATCTTTCTTTTGATGATGCAAGAGCGGTAATTGAATATTTCAGAGAAGTGGGCAAATAAATAAATCACAAATCAATTATGAGGTATCTATGAAATCAAATAATAAAAAAAAGCTTGATTATTTTAAGCTTAACTTTTATCTCAGTTGGTGTTTTCTATTTTGGCTGTCAACAGTCAAAAGATGCTATTAGCGGTGATGTTGCTTCTCAGGTTTATGTAGCTCCCGGCTCTTATGACGAATTTTACCTCTTTACTTCGGGTGGATTTAGTGGACAGCTGGGCGTTTATGGACTACCTTCCGGTAGACATTTCAAAACTGTATCTGTTTTTTCCCAAAATCCTGAAACAGGATATGGTTATTCTGAAGATACAAAGGCAATGCTGATGACTTCTTTTGGCTTTGTTCCCTGGGATGATGCTCACCATCCTGAGCTTTCAATGACTGAGGGGGTTCCTGATGGAAGATTTATCTTTATTAATGGAAATAACACACCGAGAGTTGCTAAAATTGATTTGAGAACATTTGAAACTACAGAGATTGTTGAAATTCCAAACTCAGCAGGAAACCACGCTTCGCCGTTTGTAACTGAAAATACTGAATATATTGTTGCATCTACAAGATTCAGCGTTCCAGTTCCTCAAGCTGATGTGCCATTAACTTCTTACAAAGAAAACTTTAAAGGTACAATCAGCTTTATTGCACTTGACCCAAAAACAGAAAGACTAAACCTTGCTTTTCAGATTATAGTCCCTGGTTTTAATTATGATCTTGCACATGCTGGTAAAGGTCCTTCACACGATTGGGCATTCTTTACTTCTTATAATACAGAACAGGCAAATTCACTTCTTGAAATTAATGCTTCGAAAAATGATAAAGACTTTATTGCTGCAGTTAACTGGAAACTCGCAGAGAAGTATGTAAAAGATGGCAAAGCTAAAAAAATGAACGCTGAATATTATCACAATTATTATGATGAGAAAAAGCATTTTGCATTTAGTGATGTTAAAAAAGAAGTTCTTGTGCTTGATCCTAAAGATTGTCCGGGGATGATTTATTATTTACCTACACCTAAATCTCCACATGGTGTTGATGTTGATCCATCAGGTGAATACATTGTTGCTGGTGGCAAACTTGCAACAGTCATTCCGGTTCACTCATTTAGCAAGATGATTAAAGCAATTGAAGAAAAGAAATTTGATGGTGAAGTTGATGGAATACCTGTTCTTCAATATGATGCTGTTGTTGCAGGTGAAGTGCAGAATCCGGGATTAGGTCCTCTTCATACGGAATTTGATGGAAATGGTTATGCTTATACTTCAGCTTTTATTTCTTCAGAAATTGTAAAGTGGAAATTAGGCACCTGGGAAGTGGTTGACAGAATTCCGGTTTATTATTCAATCGGACATCTTTGCATTCCCGGTGGCGATAGCAAAAAGCCATGGGGTAAATATGTAATCGCATTAAACAAGATCACTAAAGACAGGTATCTGCCAACCGGACCTGAATTGACTCAATCTGCTCAGTTAATTGATATCACCGGTGATAAGATGAAAATGTTGCTCGACTTTCCGACAGTTGGAGAACCTCATTATGCACAGGCAATTGCAGCTGACATTTTAATGAAGAATAGTACTAAATTCTACAAGATAGAAGAAAATCAACATCCATATAAAACTAATGGTGAGAAAGAGGCAAGAGTTGAAAGAAAGGGTAACGATGTCCATGTTTATATGAGTGCAATCAGAAGTCACTTTGCACCTGATAATATTGAGGGAATTAAAGTTGGAGATAATGTCTATTTTCATGTTACCAACTTAGAACAGGATTGGGATATTCCACATGGTTTTGTTGTAAAGGGAATGACAAACTCTGAATTACTAATAATGCCTGGACAAACAAAATCAATTTTGTGGAAACCAACGAAGCCAGGTGTTTATCCTTTTTATTGCACAGACTTTTGTTCTGCTTTACATCAGGAAATGCAAGGCTATGTAAGAGTATCACCTGCAAATTCAAATGTGCCGCTTGTCTATTACACAGGAAATCCGGAAAAGAAATAGAAAGGAAGAATTAGTATGGAGATCATGAAAGAAAAATTATCAGATGCGATCAAAATTCAGGAGAAGTCCATTGTAAGCAGACAGATAATTAAAAAACCAAGCGGAAATATTACTCTGTTTGCCTTCGATAAAGATGAATCATTAACTGAGCACACATCTCCATACGAAGCTCTCGTTCAGATTGTTAAAGGAAGAATGACTGTTACGATAGGAGGAAATACATTTCAGGTTGAGGAGGGAGAAATTATTCTCCTTCCTCCTAATATTCCTCACGGCTTAGTGGCTCTTGAACAAACTGTTATGCTATTAACAATGATTAAGTGAGTGGGTTGATAAAATGCATCCAACATCAAAAAAACTTTTATTGATTTCTGCAGTTATACTTATCGGTGTTTATTTCTTTCCTCTGTGGAATATTAATCTCGAAGCACCTCAATATCCCGAAGGACTTGGCTTGCGAATTTGGGTAAATCAAATTACCGGCTTGAAAGAAAACGACTTGCAGAATATCAATGGCTTAAACCATTACATCGGAATGAAACATATTGATCCCGATGACATTCCTGAATTAAAAATTATGCCTTTCGCAATTGGATTTATGATTGCATTCGGTTTGTTCAATGCTTTCAAAGGTAACAGGAAAACAGTTTACATCTGGATAATTTTATTTTTAATTCTTGGTGCAATTGGTCTATATGATTTTTATATGTGGGAATATAATTACGGACATAATCTTGACCCGAATGCTCCGATTAAAGTTCCGGGTATGACTTATCAACCTCCTTTAATCGGCTCAAAGCAATTGTTGAATATCAATGCAATTTCTCTACCGTCAATTTCATCTTACATAATTTTGATTTCTATCGTACTTGCTTTTGTTGCTCTGATCATTGATAAGAAAAAGAAAACCTGAGGTTATTATGAAATTAAGATTATTGATAATCACATTGTTTCTTAATCTTCTTGCTTGCTCTCCGAAACCTGAACCAATCGATTACGGAAATGATATTTGCGAATTCTGTAAAATGAATATCACAGATAGTAAATATGCCGCTGAAATTGTTACACATAAAAATAAAATTTACAAGTTCGATTCAATTGAATGTCTTTTTCAATTTAGGAAAAGTTTTATTAAGGAAGAAGAAATTCATTCAGAATGGGTGAATGATTTTTCTCAGCCGGGCAAACTGATTGACCTGAAAAATGCTTATTTCCTTAAAAGCGAAGTTTACCGAAGTCCAATGGGACTTAATGTACTAAGCGTTGAATCAAAAGAAAAGTTAAACGAAATCAAAGCTAAAGATGGCGGTAATGAAATGTCATACACTGAAGTGTTTGTTCTTGCCAACGAAAAGTGATTTTTATGTTATTAGAATTTGAAAATGAAAAATCTGATTTACATACTTTTATTAATTATTAGCAGCAATATTCATCCTCAAAACCGCATAATTGTTTCTCCTTCTGACAATATTGAAAAAATTTTAGAAACTGCTACCGCCGGTTCAACTATAATTCTGAAACCCGGAATTTATAGAGTTAATAACCTGAAGATTGATAAATCACTTTCTCTGATTGGAGAGAATTATCCAACTATTCAGGGAAATAAAAAAGATGAAGTCATAACTATTTCTGCAGATGATGTTTCCGTGAAAGGTTTAAAAATTACCGATGCTGGAATTAGTTATCGTCAGGAGAATGCAGCGATAAAATTAGTCGAGTCTTCGGATTGTGTTATTAAAAATAATATTCTTGAAAATAATTTTTTCGGAATTTATCTAGCCAAATCTTATAACTGTGTAATAAAGAATAATCATATTCAGGCATCAAATAAAACTGAAACAAGTTCCGGTAACGGCATTCATCTTTGGTACAGCAAAGGAATTACCATCGAAGGAAATACAATTATCGGACATCGTGATGGAATTTATTTCGAATTTGTTATGCACTCTTTAGTGAGAAATAACCAAAGTAAAAATAATCTTCGTTATGGTTTGCACTTTATGTTTTCAGACAGTTGCAGTTATATAAACAATACATTTGAATCCAATGGCGCCGGAGTCGCAGTTATGTATACAAAAAATGTAACTATGAAGCAAAACAAGTTTATTAATAATTGGGGCGCAGCATCGTTTGGAGTTTTATTAAAGGACTTGACTGATTGTCTGATTGAAAAAAATCATTTCGAAAAAAATACTAATGGACTTTATCTGGAAGGATGCAGCAGAATTACTGTGCGAATGAATAATTTCATTAGTAATGGATGGGGAATAAAGCTGATGGCTAATTCGATGAATAATTATTTCTATGAAAATAATTTTGTTACTAACTCATTCGATATCCTTACGAACAGCAGGAATAACTTCAATGATTTTTCGGGAAACTACTGGAGTCGTTATAATGGATATGATCTCGATAAAGATGGAATCGGAGATGTCGGATATCGTCCGGTAAAAATGTTTTCAGTAATTGTTGAAAGACAACAGGAATCTATGATTCTGATTAATAGTTTGTTTATTGAGCTTTTAAATTTAACTGAAAGTATAATACCGTCCCTTACGCCTGTAAACCTCATTGATAATAAACCAAGAATGCGCGAAATAAAATTCTAAGTGAATAATTCAAAATGATTAGAATCTCCAACATCATAAAAAAATATAATAAACTTGAAGTGCTGAAAGGCATTGATGCTGAATTACAGACCGGGAAAGTAACTGCAATAGTGGGTCCAAATGGTTCGGGCAAAACAACTTTGATTAAGATAATACTTGGATTGGTAAAAGCTGATTTTGGATTTGTTGAAATTGATGGAACAAAAATTAACGGAGATTACAACTACAAAAACAATATAGGTTATATGCCTCAGATAGCCCGCTATCCTGAAAATCTTACTGTGTTTGAAGTCTTAAGTATGATTAAAGATCTGCGTAACAGAAAAGATCAACCTGAAGAAAAACTTCTTAAAGAATTTGAGTTAAGTGGTGAGCTCACAAAAGCAATTCGAACACTTTCAGGTGGCAACAGACAAAAACTAAGTACAGTAATATCGCTGATGTTCGATCCCAAATTTCTGATTTTTGATGAACCAACCGCCGGACTTGATCCTGTTATCAGCAATCGCTTTAAAGAAATGGTCTTTGCCGAAAAGCAAAAAGGAAAAACAATAATTCTTACTTCCCATATTATGAGTGAAGTAGAAGAACTTGCAGATGAAATAATTTTTCTTCTTGAAGGTAAAATTTTTTATAAAGGTTCTCTGCAAAATCTTTTGATAGAAAGAGGTGAATCGAAGCTCGAAAAAGCTGTGGCGAAAATTTTAGAAGAAAAAGTATTGTGGAATTGAGTTATGATTACAATTGATATGAAAATATCAGAGATACTTAACAAATATCCTCAAACTCTTGAAGTATTTGTAAAAGTAAGTCCTCACTTTAAGAAATTAGAAAATAAAATATTGAGAAAAACTCCTGCAAGCGGGCAATCACTCGAGCTATCAATAATGGTTTTATTTCTGCTCTGCGTGTTCTTTTTATTCGGATCAGGTGAACTGAGTGTTGATAGCAAAAAACGACACAACACAATCTAA contains:
- a CDS encoding cupin domain-containing protein — protein: MEIMKEKLSDAIKIQEKSIVSRQIIKKPSGNITLFAFDKDESLTEHTSPYEALVQIVKGRMTVTIGGNTFQVEEGEIILLPPNIPHGLVALEQTVMLLTMIK
- a CDS encoding nitrous oxide reductase accessory protein NosL — translated: MKLRLLIITLFLNLLACSPKPEPIDYGNDICEFCKMNITDSKYAAEIVTHKNKIYKFDSIECLFQFRKSFIKEEEIHSEWVNDFSQPGKLIDLKNAYFLKSEVYRSPMGLNVLSVESKEKLNEIKAKDGGNEMSYTEVFVLANEK
- a CDS encoding nitrous oxide reductase family maturation protein NosD, which codes for MKNLIYILLLIISSNIHPQNRIIVSPSDNIEKILETATAGSTIILKPGIYRVNNLKIDKSLSLIGENYPTIQGNKKDEVITISADDVSVKGLKITDAGISYRQENAAIKLVESSDCVIKNNILENNFFGIYLAKSYNCVIKNNHIQASNKTETSSGNGIHLWYSKGITIEGNTIIGHRDGIYFEFVMHSLVRNNQSKNNLRYGLHFMFSDSCSYINNTFESNGAGVAVMYTKNVTMKQNKFINNWGAASFGVLLKDLTDCLIEKNHFEKNTNGLYLEGCSRITVRMNNFISNGWGIKLMANSMNNYFYENNFVTNSFDILTNSRNNFNDFSGNYWSRYNGYDLDKDGIGDVGYRPVKMFSVIVERQQESMILINSLFIELLNLTESIIPSLTPVNLIDNKPRMREIKF
- a CDS encoding ABC transporter ATP-binding protein, which codes for MIRISNIIKKYNKLEVLKGIDAELQTGKVTAIVGPNGSGKTTLIKIILGLVKADFGFVEIDGTKINGDYNYKNNIGYMPQIARYPENLTVFEVLSMIKDLRNRKDQPEEKLLKEFELSGELTKAIRTLSGGNRQKLSTVISLMFDPKFLIFDEPTAGLDPVISNRFKEMVFAEKQKGKTIILTSHIMSEVEELADEIIFLLEGKIFYKGSLQNLLIERGESKLEKAVAKILEEKVLWN
- a CDS encoding DUF1858 domain-containing protein; protein product: MITIDMKISEILNKYPQTLEVFVKVSPHFKKLENKILRKTPASGQSLELSIMVLFLLCVFFLFGSGELSVDSKKRHNTI